Sequence from the Brachyhypopomus gauderio isolate BG-103 unplaced genomic scaffold, BGAUD_0.2 sc321, whole genome shotgun sequence genome:
CGTCCCGGTTCGAGCAGCAGCTATCTGAGTCTCATCGTCGGGTCCACGCTCGTGAAGACGCTCGTGAAGACGCTCGCTCGCGGTGCTGGGATCCCCTCGCGCGGCTCACATAGCGGATCGTTCTCGCCTGGATGGAAGAGGTCGAGCTCGAGCGCGGTTGCGTCACCGCGTAGTTGCGCGAGGAGCGACGTTGGGTGAGCGCGAGCGCGAGCGCGTGCGGCTCGAGTGAGCGTTGTTGCCGCAGTTGCGTCACCGCGTAGTTAGGGGAGGAGAGACGTGGTGAGCGCGAGCGCGAGAGGCTCGGTGAACGCTGCGTTATGCGTTATGCAAATGTCTTTATGTGATAACGTCAGTCCTTAATATGTTTGTATTTCATCCAATATTAGTTTAACGAAAATGTAAAACGCATATTTTTTACAGTCACTGTTACAGTTATCGTACATTATGTTCTAACGACTTTCCTTTGACGAAATGTccaatgtaaatgtaattatgAAGAATAATGAAACAAATGTTACACTTTTGGGACATAGAAAAAAAGCAAGGCATAAAATACTTACTTATTTATTACTTACTTATTATTAATAGCATCTCATTACATCCTGGGATTGATAATCTTAGGAAGGTTTTGTAGAAAACAATTTATAAAGatggaaaacaatgaaaaagtaaataaataaacaatacacTCAAATAAACACGAGAGAACTGAAATGTTTTCCATAATTAAAAATTGCGACACTTGGAGAATCTGGGAGGTAGTTTGGTGTGAATTCTAGTTTCTAGCTGACCTGTGTCCGAGTTTCTAAGAGTTGTACCTGGGTTATATGGGGTTTATAGCCCAAGTTATTCAGTATTTCATAGACCAGTGGTACTGCTTTGAAGTACATTTTATTACGACACGAGTCTATAAAAGAAACAATGACATTTCTTCTTAGGTCCCTAGACTcaatttgtacacacacacacacacacacacacacacacacacacttgcatattACACAAAATAATTGAATGGAAAAGTTCTAGACAGTTGGCAAGGAGTTCAttaatttatctatttatttatagtAATTTAGAATTCCACTTAAAATGAAAACGCTTTTTATCTTGTATGTATAATGCAGGATTCCTAGTCACAgctaataaaaatgtttaaatagaCTTGACATAAGAAAGCCTTGCCTGAGATAGCTTACTTGTAAGGACACATAATTAAGAGAAAATATGTTTTCAGTTAATGCCTATGACATTACTCATAGCCTGTATTGCAATTTCGTAACTTTTTGTTATgtttaaacacaaacaccacagcactttATCAAATTTGTTACTTTCAAATGGATGCAACAAAATTTAGCGTTTGTCCTTCTGTTACATCTGATATTACTCTACTaaaatataaagtaatacttggGGACAACAGCGCAAATGTCTCGCTCTTTTGTTCATAAATTCTGCCCATCAAAATCTCTAATAATGACACAGCGGCGTTTGACAGCACAGCGGAAGACTTACAGCGGTACTCACTTCTGATTGGACAATCACCAGCGTTGCTCACACTAACCAATCAGGTCGCTGCTTGCTCAGCGTAGGCTGTATCAACATGGCGGCTTTCTGAGTTTCCGAAGAAGAACTAAGGTGTAAATAAACACACTGCGCACTGTTCCCGCAACGCACTGCTCGCGGCGGCACGTTATTGATGACCCATCCGCGCGGAGAAGGAAAATGTCGAGCGACGGCGGGAAAAAACAATTTTGGAAACGAAACACAGCAAAGGTTCCTGGCAGGTAAGTGACGTGTTAACGTTGTGCTAAGCtaggctaagctaagctaagctaggCTAGCTCCTTTTGCTAGCTGGCCTGTTAGCCTAGCttgttagcttagcttagcttgTTAGCTTAGCCTAGCCTGTTAGCCTAGCCTAGCTTGTTAGCCTAGCCTAGCCGTCTAATGTTTTGTAGCCAGCCCAGCCGGTCAGCGGTAGTGTTGCCCCTCTCTCAGGGGGCAGTTGTGCTCTGTGGTGGGGTGAACACCCCGGTCGTGGGCGTTTGTGTGCAGTAATGCCGTTAACACCGCTCCAGGTGTCAGTTTGGGTGTGTAGTACCAGTACGAGTTACTGGTGCAGCTGCAGCTAAAGTGGCTTCCTGAAAGGGCCGTTTGTTCTGCTTCACGGACGAATATCACACTTCATTCAACATAGACTCGTTTTCTTACACTTACAGGCAACGTCAGGAAAATTGATTTTGAACCTTTTTTGTATTATACAGCAACGTGGCCAACTGGCCAGCCAAGTTCAGCTACACGACAAAGTAGCTGCTTAGGCAGCTTGTAGCTGTTTTATTAACTCTGTTGCTCCAAACCTCCTGTACACGTTcaaattataatatattattttgAAAAAAGTGTCTGTGTCTATCTGTCAACTGTCAGGCAAACGTCATTATCTTTTAATAACCTAACTTACATGTCAGTTACATAGTTTGgcaaataaatgaaagcagtaaaaaaaattacttttgaGCACTTGGTATGGGCTTCAAACACTTTAAATGTTATGTACAGGGTGTCTCGTTTCTTTCTTATTTGTCTTGGTTAATCAAAATCGTATTTAATCGTGTTAACTTTTCTCATTTTCGTTTACCTACAGTTgaagtttataaaaaaaatctaatattGTCAATGTGAATTCTTCTGTTTGCAGTATACAACATGTTTATGGAGCCCAGCACCCACCGTTTGATCCCCTCCTACATGCTAAGTAAGTCCACATGCATTTGAAGGTCTTTCATTATACTTTGTTATGTCTTGAATGAAAAATAGATTGAGCGGTGGATAGCAACAGGCTATTGCATAGTCTCTGGCTAATTGCTTAAGTGATTATTAAATTGAGGAAAGAAAAATTCTAAGCCTAAGCTAAACGAGAGTCCCATTACCTCTTGATCTAATTTTGGTCAAGGATTATTTAATAAGAGAGCGTGCAGTGACCTTTTTGTAATTTTAGGTAGTCATTCCCTCATGCCAGGAAATGACATGGCAGATGCAAAACCAATATCTGGAAATGCTGGATTGGTGCCATGCATAAACATCCTAAAGCATTACAGTTCTGAGGGGAGTGATATCTTTTATATCGACTGTACTCCCGCCCCACCCTAGTCAACCTAAGGACAAGCGTGTTTTGTTGATGGTGCTGCGAAGATCAGTGTCCACCCTGGGTTGTCTCGAGAAACCGGTCGGTGTAGCTTGACTGTCCGACAAAGTATTTGAGCGATAATTTATGTCCTGTTGACGTGCGACGTTATTGTCCACCACTATTTCAcaaaaaatcttttttaaaCAAGGAGTTTTGCGCAGGACTTTTAAGCATTACAGTAACAGGGTTATTGTTATTTGTTCTTTGTTATCAGTTATTAACAGGGCAGCAATCACGCTACCATGTAACAATAGATGTTGACAAGGATGAGTCAGACACTGATGAAAAATACTCGCGTGTAAGATCAGAACCTGAGAGGCCTTTTAGTTTCATGTTTTTGCCTGAACGTGTTTGATTTAACTTTGATGTACCTCTGAGCTTGAGAACCCACCCACttcagaaaataaataaataaatgaaatgaaatccCATGTGACggtctcccactccctctcgTTCAGTTTGATCAAAGCTGGAAACAAGCCCGCCTCCACGAGCGCGCCGGGCAAGCCGAAGAAAGCCACCACCTTCCAGGAGTTCGAGAACATCACCAGCGACGCCTGGGACGTGGGAGACGACGACGACGAGCTCCTCGCCATGGCCGCCCGGAACTTGAACATCGAGGTCGTAATGGAGACGGCCAACAAGGTCATAGAGAATCACAGCAAGCTCCGGGAGCGGAGACAGCGGCGGCGGGACCAGGCGCTGGAGCCcgaagagaaggaggaagaggaaggacgCGACGACGACGAAgatgagagggaggaagaggaggaggcggcAGAGACGACGGCGGAGATGTCCTTCAGCTTCGAGCGCCTCCCCCACGGCGACAGCCGGCTGGTGAAGTCTCACAGCGAAGGGCCTATTGGCTCGCCAAAGGGTCAGTAGCCATCACTGATATCACTGATATCACTGACATCACTGACATCACTGATATCACTGACATCACTGACATCACTGATATCACTGACAtctcctcttttcttctctctcctcacctgctTCTTCAGTTTATGTGCAGTTCCGCTAGGCTCAGTAATGTGCATGGGGTTTCATTAGACTTCACAGATTCTTTTTTGAACATGTAAAGTCACTAATGTAGTATTTGTCATAACAAACGACAACAGAACACTGTATAATGTTTATCCACTCTTAGAATTTGCGTCTTTGTTTTAACGTGAAATAACCGAAGTCTTCTGATTGTTTTCCTCTCAGCAGTAGTTCTAATGACGTTCTATGTCATTTGCGTTTACTGTGGTTTAGGCCAACGTGCTGGAGGGTGTCGAGAAGTGTGTTCCATGAATTATccttggtttttttttgttacatttttacCCATGCTGTGTCGGAGCATATTTCAAGTGGTTATTTAACGCTAATGGACTGTGAATGTTGTAGCCCGGAGCGCTATCTCACAGACCTCATCGCTGCACGTTCAGGCCGCGCGTGTGCTGGCAGGAGGAACCCCAAGCCTCTTTTAATGCGAGAACTTCTGCTGTTACCCCTGCTGCTCTGCAATTGTAATAGAGACGCGCTCTAAAGCTCAGACGTGTGTCCACCTGCGGTGGAGTTCAGGGAGGTGTGTTGCCTgggtttgttgtgttgtgtgtgtgattctctcacacacacacacacacactgaggcagAGAACCGCCTCCCTCCCGCCTTATGCTCATAATCCTCAGGCTGTTGATCAGGTTGGCGACAGATAGCTGCAGGAACagccttcctgtgtgtgtgtgtgtgtgtgtgtgtgcgcgtgtgcgcgcgtgtgtgttctCGCTAGGCCGGCGTGACGGCCTTATGAAACTGTGCCGATGTTCCTGTCATCATCAACGATTCAGGGTTTGTTTTCCAGTGCTGGTCATGCACTTTTAATGCCCTTGCAGGAGCCTGTTGTGTTACATGTGTGAAACCTGGAGCAGTATGTTCACATCTCCTCACTGCAGCCCTTCATCGAGGGCGCCTTTGGCTCTGTGTTTATACGGTAATACTTTATATGTTAGATAATAATCACTCATAATATCTGACGCCTTGAAGCCATTTATTGAGAATTCCAGACTAAATGCTTCTCTATGATGTTGCTCTGTTCATTATGAAGTGGCTTTTCACTTCTGGCTCTTGTCCAGAGCGTTTCAGATTCATCAGCACTGGCTGCCAAGCTCATATGATGGAATGTTATCCAAACCACATGCACAGTCCCAGCGAAAGCGTGTTGGGAACAGTCGGTTTTCAGAATTGCGGAGCGATGCTGCAATCATTGCATCCGCGTCTGAAAGATTGAAAAGGATGGCctggtgtttttgtgtcttcATCGAGCTTTAAAAGCACCCTCTAAAGAGAAGATGCAGCCTTGTAAGATGCACCAGGCCTAATCCGTGGCCATCCTTTGTGTTCATCTGGAATGTGGTGAAATGGACGTGGCTCCGGGTAGCATGTTGAAGATGGCAGCGCAGAAGGAGATTGAGAGCAGGTCGTGTCTGACCTTACCCCTTTCTTAAGTGGGCCAGTATAACCGCACATCAGATTAAATAATTTCACGGCACGAATGGAGTGCGCTCGAGTGAGAGATCCGTGTCTTTTATGATGTTCTGGTGGTGCGGTCCATACCTATAATAAGGTCCGTGACATTCCTGGCCCGGCCTCCACGTCGGCACGCGCAGTGATTTCGACCCGGTGGAATACGTGGAGGTTTTAACCGTGGGTGGTTCGTACCCTCAGCTAAAGATTCCGCAAAGTGACCGAGAGACTTGTTGgtgattttttctttttctctctccggAGATGCTGCCAaatgcctccacccctccacctccacctcccggGGTTTCCTGGCGCAGGCTGTGCCGGCCTGCGGGTGCTGTGTTCTGGGAGCAGCAGTCTCGAGTGTGTTGAGTATGCTGTGTGATGATACGGGCTCTTCGGtaactctctcttcttctcttgtcCTGTCTCCTCTACAGCGCTGgcgggggagaggggggcccTTCACAGGCAGCAGTCGCTCCCGCACCGGCCCCCCGTCATCCCGCTCGTGGCCCGCATGGCCGACCAGAACACCTCGGGAACCCCGGCCATGACCGAGAGGGAGGCGTCCAGACTGGACAAGTTCAGGCAGCTGCTGGCGGGCCCCAACACCGACCTCGGTAAGACGGCCGTTCCGTTCCGGTCGAGGGACGGCGCGCCGTTCGTCACGAACGCAACACCAAATGACGTGTTTATAAGACGTCGGTAACACGTTGATGAGCGGTACCGTCCAGACGAGCACCGAGTCCTGCCGAACGACTCTGATAACGCGCCACGGTCCAGCCGCAGTTAGTCTTGATTACACACTGCACTGCGGAACATGACCGGTgcattcaaaataaaagtcagtcATTTTATTTCACTGAATCAAGTAATCGCAGAGTGCTGATGAGGCTTGACAAGTGGCTGTGAATCAAGCCTTTCAGAACCAGGCGTGATGCACTAAAACCAGTCTGACTCACTCTCCCAGGAAAACACCGCTCGCCTGTAAAACAAGGCATACAGGTCCACAGTTAAAGCCTGCATAGATAAATAGATGTCACGGTGAAATTGTTGGTAGGGGGGTCAGCGCAAAACGCAAAGTTCTACATTCGTTGCCTCGCTGTAACCGTCAGAAATGAGTGACCGTCGGTTCAAGCCGTCTGTTTTTTCGTATCCCACAGCAACCCTTGATGCACCGAGCATGATCAATGCTCTCATGGACTGAGAAAAGAGTTTTGCTTGAGGCTGTTgttagctacacacacacacacacacacacacacacacacacatgagagcACATTTCAGTTCATGCAGAATTTGTGCATTAATAACACAAAGTGGAATGCAGTAGCACTGGTCTGACAAATGTCTCATGAAGAGAAGTGAACTTATGGTTCACAGGCAGTTCTCTCTTCTTTGTCTCAGTTCCTCGTATGGCGTTGCTGGGTCAGAGCTCAACACAACAGTTCAAGTTGTTTTCAATGATGTTCTAGT
This genomic interval carries:
- the LOC143504708 gene encoding TBC1 domain family member 22A-like, which gives rise to MSSDGGKKQFWKRNTAKVPGSIQHVYGAQHPPFDPLLHANLIKAGNKPASTSAPGKPKKATTFQEFENITSDAWDVGDDDDELLAMAARNLNIEVVMETANKVIENHSKLRERRQRRRDQALEPEEKEEEEGRDDDEDEREEEEEAAETTAEMSFSFERLPHGDSRLVKSHSEGPIGSPKALAGERGALHRQQSLPHRPPVIPLVARMADQNTSGTPAMTEREASRLDKFRQLLAGPNTDLGWFDLTFPLGWNATLGAHDDDV